ACCCGCTCGCCGCCGTAGCGATCCCACAGCGTGGTGGCGGCGTCGTTGTCGCTGCTGTGCAGCATCCGGTGCATCAGGTCGCGATCGTCGGCGCGCCACGTGATCGTGCCCGCGTCGGCACGCAGCAGCAGGTCGACCACCATGGCAAGCTTCGGCGTCGAACACGCCGAGATCGGCGTTCCCGCATCGGCATTGCGCCATACCGCGCCGGTGCGCCGATCCCGGACCACGATGGCGGTGAAGCCGGGCCGTCCTTTGACGTAGGCCTCGGCCTCGGCGATCCGCGCGGTAAAGGCCGGGTCGAACCCGAGCGGCGTACCGGTATCCGGCCGCAGCGGGGCCTGCTGCGCGGGCTCGGGCGGGTCGTAGAGCATGGCCGCGGCGAATACCGCGGCGACGATCAGCACGCCGGACGTCACTATCGGAAATCGTCTCCTGACCAACCGCACGCGTTCATCCCTCGCTTCATGTCGCAAAGGTCCTGCTCGGCGCTCTGCATCTTGCCCAGTGGGACAGCGCCCGGGCAACCCGACACCCGGCAGTGGCGACAATTGGTTGCGGTCTGCCGCGGTATCGGCCCCGAGAGCTGGGGGCACTATTTTTGACGTGGGAGCACATGTGTGAAACTTTGTAACAGGATTCGGGAGGCCGCCGATCTCCAGGTGTCTCCCGAGCGCGCGGGAGTGGAGGTCCGCGCGCACTGCTCCGTAACCGGGGCAGCGGGAGCACACCGTTATCCACCAACCGATTTCGGGGGTTCAATGAACGTCAAATCGTGGGCTTTCGCCGCACTCGCCGCGAGCGTCGTACTCGGCGCGACCGGCTGTACCGACTCCAGCCCGGCACCACAGGCCACCAGGACGCCGATCCCCTCGGCCGCGCCTTCGACGACTGCCGCCACCCAGGCGCCCACCCCGGGCGAGGGCAATCCGCCCGCAGATCCGCCCAAGGCGCAGCCGAGTCCGGTGACCGAGGCGCCTGCTCCGGCCCCGAACAACCCGCCGGCCCCGAACAACCCGCCGCCCGTGGCCGACCCGCCCGCCGCGGACCAGCCGCCCAACGGTAGTGGTCATGGCCTGTGCTTCGACTCGAACTCCGATCTCGCCCGTTCCGCGGTCGCCCGGCTGGCGCCCAACAAGGAGGGTTACCCGTGGGTGATCCGCGAGGCGAGCACCGACCCGA
This genomic stretch from Nocardia brasiliensis ATCC 700358 harbors:
- a CDS encoding LppP/LprE family lipoprotein, producing the protein MNVKSWAFAALAASVVLGATGCTDSSPAPQATRTPIPSAAPSTTAATQAPTPGEGNPPADPPKAQPSPVTEAPAPAPNNPPAPNNPPPVADPPAADQPPNGSGHGLCFDSNSDLARSAVARLAPNKEGYPWVIREASTDPISAGCAGVLSWMLVDWNGSHPGYHVLFFTNGTYLGTATSKYYGYTTVLGKTKNTVSVQYRWVTPQDALCCPSGGPNVVTYTLTGTTVQAKGEFPPDPDK